AGCCACTCCGTCACGTCCCTGTTAATAGTCAGGTAGGTGCCCAGGTGGCAGAGCTGAGTGAAGATCCCGCAGCAGTACGGGGGCCGGAGGCTGTGATTGCCACGGTAACAGCAGCCCATATACATGCTGCTATGCTTTGACCCTGGATGTTGCTGTGGCTGTTGGCGTGACCCCTTTCACTGCGGTTTCATAAGTGTGCCTGTGAGACGCGTTACGGCCCGTTGCTGTGCCTTGGAGAGACCAAGCTGGGGGCCTAAACACACAAATTTGGGCTTCATGTGATCAGAAGGATAAAGAGCCGATTTTGCCAGCTCAGGTCTCAGAGGAAGCCGCCGCTAACGCCTGTAATCAGGTGCTTTGTCTTCAGTGCTCTGAGGACTGAGCTGCATTGAATGGATAAAACGGGAGCCTCTGAATACAGCCATTGGCTGAGCAGCTAAACGTTACACTAACGTATCGTAATCTTAATTCTCcgatttaaataattttacGATAATTGCTAACATGCAAGCGTCTTCTGCCGATGACTTGTTACACTTAGGACTATAGTGGACTATAGGCTCCAGTGAAAGACCACAGGCATGTGTATGCAGGTGGACTGACGGTGTTATGCAGCATctctccagcaggtggcgcagtcTGCCCACCCTCGCTTAATTAAGACTGCTCTGGTGTTGCAGGAACAACCTGACTGTGCTGGACTACCTTATAGTGCAGGGTCAGGGCACCACAGAGAGCCTGAAGGTTGCAGGAAGACCACCTGGACCCGGCAGCTCCCTGAGGTTCAAGATGACGGAATCACTGCTGAAGGACTGCACAGACGGTGAGTCCCAGCCCACGGAGCCAGGGGCCTGCAGGGGCCCAAGCTTTAGTGACACTCACCCACTCTGACTGTAGTTGTGTTGCAcaatttcccagaatgcactgcctTATTTTGATATGGCCCCTCTCCTATTCCCTGCAGCTAATGAGTGAAGCCTTCTGTTCCGGTTTGATTTTTGTACCACCTCAAGTTTACTTTTAGTTTCTGCTCTGTGTCCTTCAGTAGAGACTCGTGATATAGATATGGTTCCTGGACTTTgttttatgggtttttttttttcctctttttactTTCAGAAGTTAAATCTAAAGAGCCCAACTTCACTCTCAGAAGGACTTTTAAAGTTGAGAATGTTGGGCAGCTTCCAATTAGCATCCGGTCCACAGAAATCAGTGGATATGCCTGTGAAGGTTTTGGATTCAAAGTTCTCAACTGTCAAGAATTTGCACTTAAACCAAATGCTTCAAAGGACATCGTCATACTGTAAGTCACACTGTCATGCTGTAAATCTGAAGGAATTTGCAGGGGCTCTGTGAGACAAAGGCGTTGATCTGAGGCTTGGGTGGCGTAGCTCTGTGGAGAATGAGCTGTAGGTTGGAAGGTGCCTTTCGGAGCTCCTCCAACCTCACGTCCGGCTCTGACCCCCCCTGCAGGTTTACACCCGACTTCACCGCCTCGCGGGTCATCCGGGAGCTGAAGCTGGTCACGGCAGGCGGCTCGGAGTTCCTGTTCGTTCTGAACGCCTCGCTGCCCTACCACATGTTGGCGCCGTGCGCTGATGCCCTCCCCAGGCCCAGCTGGGAGCTGGAGCTCTATGTCATCGTCTCCCTCATCATGAGGTGAGCGGCCGTGCAGGGCCGGGTGCTGCCGCCGGGGAGAATCGCTCGCGGGTGAGGGCTGACGCTCGGCCTCTGGTCCCCGCAGCTCCATGTTCCTGCTGGTGATGGCCACGGCCTACTTAGAGGCCCAGGGCATCTGGGAGCCCTTCCGGAGGCGCCTTTCCCTGGAAGCCGCCAACGGCCCCATGGAGACTGGGAAACCCTTCGATCTCAGGGATATCGTGCGGATTCAGACGGATCcaaagtatgtgtgtgtgtataatgtgCGTACATGCCTCACTTTTTATTACAGATGCTCCTGGCTTTATGATCGATGCACATTCAGTAGGCAGCATCCACTCGGCCACACTCCCGGCCTCTGTAGCGAACGCGAGTGTAAACATACGGTGTTTTAGCAATATTGCACAGTACAGTATTTCTATGTGTGTGTAGTTGCAGTAGTTATATCATAGCATGGTTATTGcaatgcattttaacatttttacgTAAAATTTAACATTTTGTTACTGTGTACGTTCTCGTTAACCTTGCGCGCCACGTGTCCTGTCCACCTTCCCAGCTCGAGCGAGTACGGGGATTCGAACCACAACGTGACGCGAGGAATGTACGCGACGGGTGGCTCCTTGTTGCGGGGGGGTGGTCGTCCCTGCGGCCGGACGTCCACGGACCTGGAGGGCCTGCGGTCCAGGACCGGCAGCAGCAGGGCAGCTATGCAAACGGGCCCCCAGTTCGGGGGAAAGGGGTCCGGCGGATCGGGCTCCAGCTCGGACGGCCTGCCGACTCAGTGCCAGCTCCCCGTCCGGCGGCTACGCGGCAGCAGGTCGGCCCAGCAGCCGGCACCCCCGCAGCAGGTCCTGAGCCCCCCAGAGCCCCCGGCCCACACGCCAGCGGTGGCTGCCCAGCCTCCCAAACCCCAGCCTGAGGGGCCGGCACGCCTCAGCTCCGAGGACTCGGACTACATCGGCCTCCTGGAGGCCATGGATAAGGACCTGGACCGGCCCGAGTCGCCCTCTGTGGAGGTCTTCCCCGAGCAGTCCCTGTCACCCGCCGCCCAGAGCAGAGGTGCGTGGGATGGGGGGCAGGCTTAGGATTAGTGCGCGCGTCTCCCGTTCCAGCAGAATGAGATTCCAGCATCACAGGTTAGGATCTAGATCAGGGTCCCCCggttccagtcctggggggggcagtctgtGACGCAGTTTATTCAGctcaggtttagtaggtgtgtctgaGTAGGGAAATCGGCAAACTGCGTCGGACTGGCCCTCCAGCACCGGAATCAGGGGACCCTGATCTAGACTAACCAGAAGACTACTGTTCCCTTAGGGGGGGGGGCCAGCAGCATGAAATGTGCCAGAAAATCACATGATAAAGCATCCAGATTGTGGGCATTAAGGCATAAGACCTTAAGAGAGctgttgtgcattttttttttttttttagccaccGTTCAAAAGGGAAAGATGCAGCGAAAGTCCAAAGCCCAGAAGAAGCGCGAGGAGAAGGAACAGCAAGGCAGGGGGAAGCCCAGGGCTGAGGACCTGAAGGACGTGCTGGCCGATGACGACAGCTCCTCCACCACCACGGAGACCTCTAACCCCGACGTGGAGGCCAGCATCAAAGAGGTACGCGCTCTGCACGGCCGGCCGCTCCTCTCTGCTCCTCTCCGCTCCTCTCCGCACGGCCGGCCGGGCGTCACCCACAGTGTTTCTCATCCACCCCCCACCAGGAACCAGTCGAGAAAAAAGGCCGGACATTTACAGCGGAGAAGGAGGAACCTCCAACGTTCCTGAAGCCCAGGAATAAAAAGCTAAGCAACACGAAGAAGGAGGGTCCAGCAGACAGCAAGTCCAGGTGAGTCACGGGACGTGCGAGTTGAGGGGCCTGAACACTCCGACCCCCCCCACACTGACCTTATAACCTCCTTTGAACCCAGTTCCCTGGAGCTGCCGTACGTCACACCcctggagaacaagcagaggaAGAACTTTACAGCTAAGCTGCACCCAACATTAACCACAGGGGTGAAGGCAAGGCCTCTGCCCAAACAGAGAGCAGGTATTGTGGCCGTGCCGCCTTGGAGCAGTGCAGTTCATACATTTCCCATGGGGCATTTTGGTATCGCCAGCACAACCTGGTACCTTTTTTAAGAGCAAAGATTCTTGGGTAACTGAGGAAGAGTACAGGGGAGCCCGAAACTGAAAATACTGCAGTGTAGGAGTTTGGAAAAATTGTCAGTTTGTGTACTTTTCACATAAATGTAATGTGGTAGAAGCCGCCTGGTTTGGCAGATGGAGGGTCTTTGAATTGGCTAAGCTACTGAAAGTATGCTATGGATGAAACCCACCGTAAGTGTGCTGCAATGGCTGCTTCCCGCAGTGCCTTGTGGGAAGGCGGAGGACTGCCGCCCCTCTCCGCTGGGGAAGTTCCTGTCACAGGGTCTGCCACAGGAGCTTGGGAACAGCAGCAGCTCGGAGGGGGAGAAGGACTCCCCCCCACCAGAGTGGGACACGGTGCCCCTTCACAAGGCCGGAAGCCGTAAGTCAATCCTAATTCCCAGTCGAAAGCAGCATGTCACTCAAATAATTACAGAAGAGCTATATGCAGTGAGGGAACATGTATGACACGTAAATAAGCATGTAATCGGTGTGCAGACTGGGTGTGATATGAGTTTAAACATTTTGAGAAGCATATTGATTTGTTTACGTGTTGGTCTGTTAACCGGCAAAATACTTCAGATCCGATTTTTATGGTTTTGTGGAGTACTTTGTTATAAATTGCAACAGACTAGTAGGTTAGACATATAAAATACCAGTGGATACATATAGGTGATTATTTTTGCTGTGAGGACATTGAGAGCTGCTTCTCCGTAAAGCATGAACACTTCCCTGGCTGCACGGCTGCCTTCTGCTCCCCTGCAGCGGCCGACAGCCTGCAGCAGCTCTCCTTCCAGACCATGAACGCGGACCCCTTCCTGAAGAGGCCGCTGTCAGACATGTCCCGCACCTGCTCGCCGCCGCCCACCTCCCTCAGCCTGGTCACCCGAGGGACCTACAGCAGTGTGGTCAATGCTAACAGGTAGCGGCGTGGCTGTCAAgcctgtggagggggggggggggggttcgccGCTCCACTCACACACTGTAACGCACGTCTTCCTCACTGCTATTCGGCCAATCGCCTGTTCACATCTCCTGCAAGGATCCTTCAGTCATTTAGTAAAGAGGCTGAAGTTACAATAAGTATTGAAAGCTAACCGCCTGTGTACAGTTCAGTTCAGCGTCATCTTAGAGACGCGGCTTGATGCACATTAATCACATTGCATTTGTCTGCACTGCTGTGTATCTGACATCTTGTGGCAACACCTCCAATTCATTTGACACTACTATTCGGTTGGGtaatttcatcttttttttcccccctcaatctttctttgtttaatgaATATTGCAGTGTTACTTGCAGAAATGTTCCTTATTCTGATGAGGTATTGAGCTACTCTGCTAAAATCAGCGTGGTAGTTGGGGAGAGTCACTGTCCACTGTCCACTGTACTCTGTGCGTCTCTCACCTGCAGTGAGACTGGCTTGAAGAAGGCAGCCGGGAACAGGAGCAAGTTGGCGCCACTGGCCACACTGCCAGGCAAGAACGGAAACCCCACCTTCGCGGCCGTCGCCGCCGGTTACGACAAGAGTCCTGGTGAGTTGCGGCTGACTTTTCCCCCGGAGCCAGGTGAGCGTGAGCGTCGCCGGGCAGGCGGGCTGAGCGTCACATGCCCTGTGTTCCCAGGGGGCAGCGGGCCGCCCAAAGCTGGCACTGGCAAGGCCGAGGCTCCGGGGAAGCCGCCCGTGCCACGCCTCACCTCTGTGGAGAGCGACGCTTCCGACAGGTGGGTGTCTGTTCTCGCACGGCGAGCTGGTGCCTCACATCCTAAGTGCTCATATCCCGCTTTTCCTCCTAGTTCTGGACTCTGGAGTCCCACTGACAGTGCAAACAGCCCCAACTTCAACCCATTTGGACCCAACAACACATTTAATCTGTCTGGGGGTAAGGACATTAAGCGGTGTGGCGCCGGTCCGCTACCACCCGAGCGTAACCTGGGAACCTCTGTGCCTTTAGTCTTCAGAGGGATGACATTTCCCAAGAGCCAGGAGCCACAGCAGAACTGGGGAGACTTTAATTCTGTGCAGCCCTCCATCTGGGACGCCCCCAGCACCGAACCCCTGCACCCCTGGCCAATCAGCTCTGGCTCCCCAACGGCCCCCACTGCAGTAAGAGTAacgcccacccccacccccacttatGTGCTAGCTATTAGCTCCTTAAGCTGGTGTGATGTAATTGTGTGGATGTCTCCCCCCTGCAGTCCATCCTgggcaatcccagcagcctctggtCCCCAGGGACTCTCTTCAGCAGCCCCATCTGGTCCACCAGCGGGGACAGCAGCCTGCACTCCCTGGCCCCGGTCACCCCTGCCCCTCTCTCTGACCTCATCTGCAGCCCAGATGGCAGCTGCCCCACACTGGCGCCGCCCTCCACCCCCGCGCCCGAGATCGGCCGCGCCTACAACCCCTGGAGCGTGTGGGGGCCGACCCTGAGTAGGCGGAGCTCCGAGCCCTGGCCCAACCCCAGCGACAAGGACGCCTGACCATGCCGCTCCTCCCTGCACActtctggtttctttttttaaaggcAAAAGTTAGATACAAAAAGAAAATCCCATTACTGATGCTTCCAATCAGCAAACGTGGATCGATTATAGTAGCCTGGCCTAAAATCAACTGGTACTTTTTAAGTTTTTGAAGAGAGAAGCCTTATTTAAAGCCGTTTTTAAATGCGGACAGACGTTATTGTGATGGCTCGGAGATGTTGCCCTTATAGGGACACGCATTATAGTATCGCCCCCTTTTTAAGTAATACTGCATTGTCTTGGTATTTTTATAATACAgtattacattatttaaactaGCACTTTGCATAAAGCTGAATAATTGTTCCAAGACAGATTCTTGGTTTAAAGTTTGCAATAATATTATTTTGGCCataaagttaaatttaaattggTAAACTTGAATTGTGGGCAGTGAAAACGCCCAGACGATGTGTTCTTGCAGGCTGTTTGTGCCCTGGGCCGCCTTGTGTTCAATTTGATGGTCAAAACGGGGAAGATCTGTCAcgatgtattattttaaaagccAGATTCACTTAAAAATAAAGAGAATTCACCATCTGAATTGTTACTTCGGGAAGCTGTTTGAAGCTGGATTTGAGTTTAGAATTGGTATTCCACCATTTGTCATCTTGGGAACCTAATACTGGTCACCAGATCAAAATAAACCACACCCATGGACAGTCACTGGGCTGAAGGTTGATTTATTTGGTTGTTGTCTGAAATAAGACTGTCCTTCctaggacacccccccccccctcacaatcTGGCAGTTTGTGAGTCTCGAGCCCCCCGAGGCTGATCGAGGGCTGTCATGAGCAGAGTGGCCAGCTTCTCAGTGTCACAGGCTGTCATGACCGCCACGCAGTGCTGCTTCCCAAGCGTGTGGGTCTGGTCCAGGGCCATCATGCCGcggcacagcgccccctgcagctccaCGCGTACTGGGCACAGCACGCTCTCGGTCACCACGCTGCAGTCGATGGCCGCGGCCATGGCGTACGCATCGTATGACACAAAGCCCTGTCCAAAAAGGACGCCCCTCCTCGTCACTGCGTCCCTGCAGTAGTACTTGGACGTGATCTTTTTCATGAAGCGGGCTGCTGGTGTGTCTTGGCTCACCAGTGCATCGAAAAAATCCTGTCACCCAGAAAAGCCCGTCAGACCGTCAGCCACTTTCAGCACTGCAGCAAGCTAATTTATAAAATGGAACTATATTTAAAGTGGAAAAATCTATTACAGACAAGACTTGAATCACTCAAGAGCAAAAGCTGGACATCAAAAGCTGAGGTCTCACACACCGAAGCCTGCACACCCGTCTGAAAACAAGCAGTGCTAATGAATTGGGACAAATTTTTCCGTCTCACCCATGACAGTTTGTTTCTGCAGGTAAACTCCCATGATGCAATGTAAGTAGGGCAGAGGTACTCTTCCAGAACGATATAAGCTGATTCTGGGTCCATCACAAAATTAAATTCTCCACATATTGTGCGGTTCCCTTTACCTGTAAGGGGGAAAGTATATTTTCCATTTAATCAAaaaacaaaggggggggggggggtggtaaatATATAGGCTACCTTCCATGTTGCCTCCCATGATGTAAAGAGCCTTCAGCTTTTTCGGTAGCTCTTCGTCTAGTCTTACAGCCAGAGCGAGGTTTGTCAGAGGCCCCAGCGCCACAAGAGAAACCTATCAAATGTGCCAAATATAAAACGCCAAACGGAATTGAGATCACTGCACTAGTACAGCTTGGCCAGATGAGGGCGACAAACATGCCGTAAAAACGGGTGAGACGGGCAAACGTGCTGTGGTAATTATTACCTGCCCCTCGTTCTCTGACACCATCCTTATCAGCGCGTTCACGGCGTGCTCCCCCTGGATCTGCGTCCTCCACGCATCTGGCTGGCTGTCTTCCAGAACGTCCCCCAGACCATCAGTGCCGAAGTGACTGATGGGAAGGTTGGGGGTCGCCACCAGGGTGGACATGGCACCCCGGAACACAGGTATCTGCAACAAACACGTTTCTTGTCTGTGCCCGATGTCACTGGTACCACTCCTGGTCCTTCATTAGTATCCACAGGCAGTTCGACACTTCTAATGCTTTTTAAATATACTTTGCTTGGAGTCCCTGAAGGAATGACGTCTCAGAGTCCCGAGATGAGAGCTGTGAGTGTCTGTCCCCAGGGTGAGTAGCGCACCCACCTCGGTCCTGTCGCACACGGACAGCACCCGCAGCACGTTCCGGCACACGTTATCCGCGGAAGTGTTCCCGAAGCAGCAGGTGATGCCCAGCAGCCGCACGCCGGGGGCGACCAGCGCCATCATGATCGCCTGGGCATCGTCGACGCCGCAGTCCGTATCTATCACCAGCAGCTTCTCTGCCATGATCTGCCACCGCGTCACTCTGGCGGGATGAAGCTACACCCATTAGCGACACTTTGTGTCATAAAGAGTAGGCCTGTTACTCCTGTTTTGTCTGTCATATCTCTTTTATCCAAAACCAGCTGTTGTACCCACttattcattttacatttacaatgATACAACGGTAGGCCTACAACCAGGTGCGccgtgagggagggggggagttaggacgattccaaagaaaatcgtaaaaaaaaaaaaaaaaaaaaaaaaaaggaaaataactggattggccTGTACTGGGGGGTACAATTTGATATGCTTACCCAAAGTCCGTGAGTGTAACAGCAGAATTCCGCCTGGCACCACGCTTCGCGGCCGGGTACTGAGCTCCAGTGAAATCAGCGACAAAATAAAGCTTCTAGATGTTAATGAATATAGCGAAAGATGCGCGGAGGGAGTATGGCGTCTCTGGTTATTATGTTACTAAAATGCACACAAGCGGTCAGTTTATTTTAGTTACTGTATTCGAAACCAAATTCCCGACTTAGCACCGCCTTCTGTCCGATCCCGATCGGCAAACCCTGGAGGTGGGATCCCCCTTCACTTTGCCACCCAAGCGTGTGTTTGtacaaaatattacaaataagtAACTTTGCATTAAAGCTAAACATCACGGCAATAATCGTATTAAAACCGTCCCTTTGCGCATCACCATGTACACTGATTGTACATTAAAAGACACGAATGTATCACACAGACTTACCTTCAACTAGTCTTTCCCTGCCTTAACCGAAAAAGAAAGGACAGCATACAAATAAATTTCTATTAATGATTAATAAGGTTACAAATCATCAACGCAAAGTTCAGTATCTGAATATGTGGTTATAAAGGTTGGGGTGTTTTTCGTTCTCTCATGCTTTTTAATGTCTAAATAAAGGACAGTTGAACTAATTGCGTGTCAAAGGTGGCAGAGGATAAACGGAGGCGCGGACAGCACACCAACACACCGACGTCGGCTCGCTGGCCGACTCCCGGGTTTATTCCTGCAAAATGTAAAGCTGTCCCGGCAGACGGGTTGGAGGCGGCACCCCGCCGTACACAAGGCGATTCGTCCTGCCAGTTTGCGCAGGAGCGGCGATCGCTGCGGGAGGCGGCAGTCGGTTCTGCTCCGGGTCTCCATGGAAGACGCGTTACGCTCGGGCGGCGCTCGGTGCCCGAAGAGCAACACTGCGATCGCCGCCCTCTGGCAACCCACTGCCGGCTCTGAGCATTTTTCTGATAGATGCATCGCTTACGAGGTACGTAGAGTGATGCTTATGATAATGCATGAGGGAGTAGGTGGGGTTTCGGACGTCCAACCCCAGTTATAGCATCGTAACGCACCCGGGTGGACAGAGCCATTTTTAAAGAGCCTGGTACGTACGGACACTACGGACACTACGGATATATCTGGCACAATGTTCGCTAGGTCCAGCATAGTCAGTCAGTAATTTTGTGTAACAGAATCGTTGCAAATCGGTAATGGTACGGTGGTAACGCGCAAACTGTTCTCTTATTTATTCTCCCCAGTATTACGCCAGCGGGGGCCGAAGAGCAATTGTCATTTGGGAGGGGGTGGGTAAACATCAATGGCTTAGCCTAACCTAGCATAGCAGGTTGCAGTGTCGACTGGGGCTTAACATTTTCTCTACCTGGGGGTTTCCAGGTAGCGGTGGGAAACCGGTAGTTCGTAATATTGTTCTTTCCAGGTTCGTGCAGAGATGGCGTGTTCTTATAGTGCGTCGCTGTTTAAAGTCCCGTCGAGCTATTAAATTTAGCTTGCTGATTTAGCAAACAGAATAGATATTGTATACCGAACACCATACATACATGCCGCCGATGCGTCCGAATTCCCACGTGTGAAATACACATGCATGTTTTTGTATGAAGCGGGACAATCGGATGACCTACGACTGGATGTCAGCTG
This window of the Paramormyrops kingsleyae isolate MSU_618 chromosome 1, PKINGS_0.4, whole genome shotgun sequence genome carries:
- the tmem131 gene encoding transmembrane protein 131 isoform X1; translated protein: MASVARADTLFHLSMEKRTPCLGILRLLFIAFFQVSQANKQAFIQSDTILEVLHFGNGGLLETESDLDLGSYHQKSSPLQRGSCRPIRFEPPMLDFHEQPVGMPKMEKVHLHNPSSEETIILISISATTAHFHASFFQNRVIPPGGNTSFDVVFLARVVGNVENTLFINTSHHGVFTYQVFGVGIPNPYRLRPFIGARVPVNSSFSPLINIHNPHSEPLQVVEMYSSGGDLHLELPTGQQGGTKKFWEIPPFETKGVMRASFSSRDADNHTAFIRIKTNASSEDEFIILPVEVEVTAAPGIYSSTEMLDFGTLRSQDRPKQLNLHLLNSGTKDVPITSIRPTPSNEAVSIDFKPVTLRAGENRYTKVASISFDASKARRPFQFSGKITVKAKEKSYSKLEIPYQAEVLEGYLGFDHTATLFHIRDSPTDPVERLVFLTNTFSFAILIHNVSLPEEAKTMFVIHNFSTPVLVLPHESQSIFTLYFQPVRPSIHIDSNILLITNASKFHLPIRAYTGFLEPVVLPPSPVEHTLDFSVLSATDVNSLIFVVVNSNPIELKIKSWFVTGDSLTMDLLRAESGNRTTALSRTQDLQNASASDQQTVILASGYYAVFRVTLAAKDLEGIYDGAVHITTDYEILTIQVKAVIAVGTLTSSPKHIFLPASFPGKTVHHSLNILSSYSQRVKLQEVRSLTEDARFYSKRLRSNKDELEPQCRSKVANIYFDASLQCGDHCYVGLPFLLKSESKPHGLSMQEGAWDADVELHQTLLRRWQELKDGLGHEVRAVFEVNTDLQKKVQTMVTAQMTWPSIIGSARQIIFPLTNGNSSSEEQLVLENPADVPVYVQVLPLALYPNPSAFAEKLADRFPLGKSMNISTNTLEFQVYKNHTPVGKGGPSGLAEGPARVLLSPGEERSLLVRFTPMGSHSVTSLLIVRNNLTVLDYLIVQGQGTTESLKVAGRPPGPGSSLRFKMTESLLKDCTDEVKSKEPNFTLRRTFKVENVGQLPISIRSTEISGYACEGFGFKVLNCQEFALKPNASKDIVILFTPDFTASRVIRELKLVTAGGSEFLFVLNASLPYHMLAPCADALPRPSWELELYVIVSLIMSSMFLLVMATAYLEAQGIWEPFRRRLSLEAANGPMETGKPFDLRDIVRIQTDPNSSEYGDSNHNVTRGMYATGGSLLRGGGRPCGRTSTDLEGLRSRTGSSRAAMQTGPQFGGKGSGGSGSSSDGLPTQCQLPVRRLRGSRSAQQPAPPQQVLSPPEPPAHTPAVAAQPPKPQPEGPARLSSEDSDYIGLLEAMDKDLDRPESPSVEVFPEQSLSPAAQSRATVQKGKMQRKSKAQKKREEKEQQGRGKPRAEDLKDVLADDDSSSTTTETSNPDVEASIKEEPVEKKGRTFTAEKEEPPTFLKPRNKKLSNTKKEGPADSKSSSLELPYVTPLENKQRKNFTAKLHPTLTTGVKARPLPKQRAVPCGKAEDCRPSPLGKFLSQGLPQELGNSSSSEGEKDSPPPEWDTVPLHKAGSPADSLQQLSFQTMNADPFLKRPLSDMSRTCSPPPTSLSLVTRGTYSSVVNANSETGLKKAAGNRSKLAPLATLPGKNGNPTFAAVAAGYDKSPGGSGPPKAGTGKAEAPGKPPVPRLTSVESDASDSSGLWSPTDSANSPNFNPFGPNNTFNLSGGKDIKRCGAGPLPPERNLGTSVPLVFRGMTFPKSQEPQQNWGDFNSVQPSIWDAPSTEPLHPWPISSGSPTAPTASILGNPSSLWSPGTLFSSPIWSTSGDSSLHSLAPVTPAPLSDLICSPDGSCPTLAPPSTPAPEIGRAYNPWSVWGPTLSRRSSEPWPNPSDKDA
- the LOC111838138 gene encoding nucleoside hydrolase; translated protein: MAEKLLVIDTDCGVDDAQAIMMALVAPGVRLLGITCCFGNTSADNVCRNVLRVLSVCDRTEIPVFRGAMSTLVATPNLPISHFGTDGLGDVLEDSQPDAWRTQIQGEHAVNALIRMVSENEGQVSLVALGPLTNLALAVRLDEELPKKLKALYIMGGNMEGKGNRTICGEFNFVMDPESAYIVLEEYLCPTYIASWEFTCRNKLSWDFFDALVSQDTPAARFMKKITSKYYCRDAVTRRGVLFGQGFVSYDAYAMAAAIDCSVVTESVLCPVRVELQGALCRGMMALDQTHTLGKQHCVAVMTACDTEKLATLLMTALDQPRGARDSQTARL